A genomic segment from Corylus avellana chromosome ca5, CavTom2PMs-1.0 encodes:
- the LOC132181912 gene encoding uncharacterized protein LOC132181912: protein MIFSRANVREANVILNCLSTYSRWSGQCINLAKSTVFFSKNCRLASRASINGVLHLAPILARAKYLGIPLFMNRKKKDTSIELKDRFFAKISRWKARLLSQVARTTLLKLVANAIPTYIMSLFLLPKSLCSNINAGLRKFWWGFPQDKKHNLSFLSWENICKPKVLGGLGIRSMEFLNNSLLARLGWKMTINQPLFGLKPSGARLLKNREVVSKGACISITNGVNVGIWDSAWIPLQPSFKPKPNPNLVELPDFRVADLISSEERSWNKHLLQDLFDSASVQCILSIHLPQNSSFDKWIWASSSARLFSVKSAHELSFSSGGRLSPYLQKLGMPFGV, encoded by the exons ATGATCTTTTCTCGAGCCAATGTTCGCGAAGCTAATGTGATTCTTAATTGTCTTTCTACTTATTCTCGGTGGTCTGGTCAGTGTATTAACTTGGCTAAATCAACAGTGTTTTTTAGCAAGAATTGTCGGCTAGCCTCTAGAGCTTCTATTAATGGTGTGCTTCATCTTGCTCCTATTCTAGCAAGGGCCAAATACCTTGGTATTCCTCTTTTCATGAATCGTAAGAAGAAAGATACTTCTATTGAGCTTAAAGATAGGTTTTTTGCTAAGATCTCAAGATGGAAAGCTAGACTTCTTTCTCAAGTTGCTCGAACTACTCTGTTGAAATTGGTTGCCAATGCCATTCCCACTTATATTATGTCTCTTTTTCTCTTGCCGAAGTCCCTTTGTTCTAACATCAATGCaggtttgagaaaattttggtggggttttccCCAAGATAAGAAACATAatctctcatttctttcttggGAGAATATTTGCAAGCCCAAGGTTCTGGGTGGGCTTGGGATTCGCTCTATGGAGTTTTTGAATAATTCCTTGCTGGCTAGATTAGGTTGGAAGATGACTATTAATCAACCTCTTTTTGGGTTGAAGCCCTCAGGGGCAA gGTTGCTGAAAAATAGGGAGGTGGTTTCTAAAGGGGCTTGTATTTCTATTACCAATGGTGTGAATGTTGGCATTTGGGACTCGGCATGGATTCCTTTGCAGCCTAGTTTTAAGCCCAAGCCGAATCCTAACTTGGTTGAGCTTCCTGATTTTCGTGTTGCAGATTTGATTTCCTCTGAAGAAAGGTCTTGGAACAAACATCTTCTGCAGGATCTTTTTGACTCGGCTTCTGTTCAGTGCATTCTATCCATTCATTTGCCGCAGAACAGCTCTTTTGATAAGTGGATTTGGGCTTCTTCCTCAGCTAGGCTCTTCTCTGTTAAATCTGCCCATGagctctctttttcttctggTGGTAGGTTGTCCCCTTATCTTCAGAAGCTTGGCATGCCCTTTGGGGTTTGA
- the LOC132181913 gene encoding uncharacterized protein LOC132181913, which produces MKVLSWNSGGLAHAPTIRALQAFIRTHRPDLIFLSETKVASARFQPSLLHLGFFAWLEIPPVGLKGGLFVTWKHGIEIEPVRLDRSCISCLVFSHPSHCPWLFSFIYAPHIAERRSVFWSELTNLGNSFSGAWLLLGDFNSVLSPSESGGRAFGSSSQNDFVDFIQSNALIDPGFVGNKFAWSEVEGSPAFSLSKKWKSTKSALKVWNQQHFGYIQSRIKSLMSEISLIQSNPHSPANAAREVVLQESLQEHLLREEVLWKQKSRELWLTCTDLNSKFFHASTACRRRYNSISSLKAYDGTRLCGRDNIGSFLVNHFSTLFSSTSPNFDDSLSELVVTIIYLN; this is translated from the exons ATGAAAGTCTTGTCCTGGAATAGTGGTGGGTTAGCTCATGCGCCGACAATTCGTGCTCTACAGGCATTTATCAGGACTCACAGACCTGATCTTATTTTTCTGTCGGAGACTAAAGTTGCTTCTGCCAGATTTCAGCCCTCTCTTCTTCATTTGGGTTTCTTTGCTTGGTTAGAAATCCCTCCAGTCGGATTAAAAGGTGGGCTTTTTGTAACCTGGAAGCATGGTATTGAGATTGAGCCAGTTAGGCTTGATAGAAGTTGTATTTCCTGTTTGGTGTTCTCTCATCCCTCTCATTGCCCTTGGTTATTCTCCTTTATTTATGCACCTCATATTGCTGAGAGGCGGTCAGTTTTTTGGTCTGAGTTGACGAACTTGGGGAACTCCTTTAGTGGGGCTTGGCTGTTATTGGGTGATTTCAACTCAGTGCTTTCTCCTTCAGAGAGTGGAGGCCGTGCTTTTGGCTCCTCTTCTCAAAATGATTTCGTGGATTTTATTCAGTCGAATGCTTTGATTGATCCGGGTTTTGTAGGCAATAAGTTCGCTTGGA GTGAGGTGGAAGGCTCTCCAGCTTTCTCTTTAAGCAAGAAATGGAAGTCTACTAAAAGTGCATTGAAGGTTTGGAATCAGCAACATTTTGGATACATTCAGTCTAGGATTAAATCTTTAATGTCTGAGATTAGTCTTATTCAATCTAATCCTCACTCCCCTGCCAATGCTGCGAGAGAGGTGGTTCTTCAAGAGTCTCTTCAAGAGCATCTTTTGAGAGAGGAAGTATTGTGGAAACAGAAGTCTAGGGAATTATGGTTAACTTGTACTGATCTCAACAGCAAATTCTTCCATGCCTCAACTGCTTGCCGTCGCAGGTATAATTCTATCTCTAGTTTGAAAGCTTATGATGGTACTAGGCTATGTGGTAGAGATAATATTGGCTCATTCCTGGTGAATCATTTTAGTACTCTGTTTTCCTCTACCAGTCCAAATTTTGATGATAGTCTCTCTGAGCTTGTTGTcacaattatctacctaaattaa